CCGAAGAAAACAACGTGCTCGACGCCAAGACCCGTGAACTGATCTCTATCGCCGTGGCCATCACCACCCGCTGCGATGGCTGCATCGGCGTGCATGCCGACGCGGCGATCAAGGCCGGCGCCACCCGTGAAGAAGTCGCGGCAACCCTGGCCACCGCCATCTCGCTGAATGCGGGCGCGGCGTACATCTACTCGCTGCGCGCGCTGGAAGCCTACGACACCCTCAAACCGGCGCCGCAAAGTTAAGCCGGAACTGTTGTGGCGTCACGCCCAGCCGGCGGTTGAACACACTGCGCATGTGCTGGGCGTCGCGAAAGCCGCATTGATAGGCGACCGTCTTGAGCGGTGCGGGGCTGCTTTCAAGCATGACCCGCGCCGCGTCTACGCGCGCCCGCTCGACAAACTCCGCTGGTGTGATCCGCGCCTCGCGGGCAAACACCCGAGAGAAATTACGCGCGCTCATATTCGCCGCCTTGGCCAGGTCAGCAATGGTCAAATCCCCCGTCAGGTTCGCCAACACGTACAACTGCACCAGCGCCACCGCCGAGGTGGTTTCGGCATGGGGTGTAAGGAACGGGCTGAACTGCGACTGCCCGCCCGAGCGCTGGGTAAACACCACCAGGCGCTTGGCCACACTCAACGCGACTTCCGGGCCGTGATCCTGGGCCAGCAAATACAGCGATAGATCGATGCCCGCCGTGACCCCCGCCGAGGTGTAGAGATTGCCGTCCTGCACATAGAGGCGGTCGGCGTCGACCTGGGCCGTGGGGCACAAGCGCGCCAGGTCCGCTGCGTCATTCCAGTGAGTGGTCACGGTTTTGCCGTCCAACAGCCCCGCGCGCGCCAGCATGAAGGCGCCATTACAGATCGAGCCGAAACGTTGCGCACGGTCAGTGGCGCCGCGCAGCCAGTCGTCGAACTCGACGCCGAAGTCTTCGAAGGGCAACTGCGGGCCGCCGGCGACCAGCAGCAGGTCGTAGGGCTCAAGCGCTTCGCTGTAATGCCGGTGGGCCTGCAACGCGAGGCCGTTGGAGGCGGCCATGCTGCCGTGGCCGAAGCCGATCACTTCCAGTTGGTAATGGTCTTGCGACGGTAGAAAGCGATTGGCTTCGCAGAACACGTCCATGGGGCCGGTCACGTCCAGTGATTGGACGCCGGGGAAGATCAGGATGGCGACGGTTTTGCCCATGGTCGGAAATAACCTTGTGATGAATCGACGGTAGACGACCGCCTCACCCTAGCGAATCACCCACCAACATGCCACTTGGCACGATGTAGCGGCACATTGGCCGGGATCGCATCCTCGCCGCCATAGCCCCTTCGCGGGCACGCGACCAGACTGGACTCATCGGCGCCGCCCCCGGCGCTTTGTTGAGGAGAACGACCATGAGCACCACCATCGCCGGCATCCAGATCCCGGACAGCGCCCTGGCCAAGGCCACCACCGAATACATCCGCGACGTCGAATCCGACCTGCTCTACCACCACTCCCGCCGGGTCTTCCTGTTCGGCGCATTGAGCGGCGAACGCAAGCAGCTCGCCTACAACCCGGAGCTGCTCTACGTCGGCGCGATGTTCCATGACCTGGGCCTGGTGGAAGGCCATCGCAGTGACAACGAGCGCTTCGAAGTCGACGGCGCCAACGCGGCGGCGGCCTTTCTCAAGCCTTACGGGCTGAGCGATGACGATATTGAACAGGTGTGGCTGTCCATCGCCCTGCACACCACACCGGGCGTGCCGCAGCATCTGCGTCCGACCGTGGCGCTGGTGACGGCCGGTGTGGAAATGGACGTGCTGGGCATGGACTACGCCGCGTTTTCTACCGTGCAGCGCGAAGCCGTGGTGCATGCGCATCCACGCGGCGAAGGGTTCAAGGAGTGCATCATCTGCGCGTTTGCCGACGGCTTGCGCCATCGTCCGCAGACCACGTTTGGCAACGTGAAGACGGATGTGCTGGTGGATCAGGAGCCGGGGTTCAACCCGATGAATTTTGTGGAGGTGATTCGTAAATCCCCTTGGGTGGCATAACCCCCCAAGGTGAATCGAACACTGTGGCGAGGGGCAAGCCCCCTCGCCACAAAAGCCCGCACCGCTCGACGGCGACGGGTGTTAGACCGGTGCAGCCGCCCGGCGCTTGTCCGGCTGTTGCCAGCCATCCGCCGCCGCTTCTTCGATGGCTTGCTGGATCGCCTTCTTGCGCATTTCTTCGGCACGACGGCTGAAGAACCACACCAGGAAGGTCACCAGCGACACCGCCAACAGGATCAGGCTGGCCACGGCGTTGATCTCGGGTTTAACCCCAAGGCGCACTGCCGAGAACACTTCCATCGGCAAGGTGGTGGAACCCGGCCCCGACACGAAGCTGGCCAATACCAGGTCATCCAGCGACAGCGCGAACGACATCATGCCGCCCGC
The genomic region above belongs to Pseudomonas azotoformans and contains:
- a CDS encoding GlxA family transcriptional regulator, translated to MGKTVAILIFPGVQSLDVTGPMDVFCEANRFLPSQDHYQLEVIGFGHGSMAASNGLALQAHRHYSEALEPYDLLLVAGGPQLPFEDFGVEFDDWLRGATDRAQRFGSICNGAFMLARAGLLDGKTVTTHWNDAADLARLCPTAQVDADRLYVQDGNLYTSAGVTAGIDLSLYLLAQDHGPEVALSVAKRLVVFTQRSGGQSQFSPFLTPHAETTSAVALVQLYVLANLTGDLTIADLAKAANMSARNFSRVFAREARITPAEFVERARVDAARVMLESSPAPLKTVAYQCGFRDAQHMRSVFNRRLGVTPQQFRLNFAAPV
- a CDS encoding HD domain-containing protein encodes the protein MSTTIAGIQIPDSALAKATTEYIRDVESDLLYHHSRRVFLFGALSGERKQLAYNPELLYVGAMFHDLGLVEGHRSDNERFEVDGANAAAAFLKPYGLSDDDIEQVWLSIALHTTPGVPQHLRPTVALVTAGVEMDVLGMDYAAFSTVQREAVVHAHPRGEGFKECIICAFADGLRHRPQTTFGNVKTDVLVDQEPGFNPMNFVEVIRKSPWVA
- a CDS encoding carboxymuconolactone decarboxylase family protein: MFNNWSDLLPTVKKAFGALGKSNPKMVKAYMALGEAAEENNVLDAKTRELISIAVAITTRCDGCIGVHADAAIKAGATREEVAATLATAISLNAGAAYIYSLRALEAYDTLKPAPQS